In Actinomycetota bacterium, the genomic stretch ATGGCAGGCCGAAGTGACCACCGCGTCGGATCTGGTCAGCAGGTGAGGTGGAGGGCGGCCGCGGTGCGTGCCGGGTCGAGCTCACCGAAGCGGCGTACGGCCTGGCCGGTGGGCAGCGCCTCCACCGTCACGCCGCGGTCCTGGAGTTGTTGGATCGTGTCGGGATCGGGCCGCATGCGGCCGGCGGCACCCGTGCCGACGACCAGGTGGG encodes the following:
- a CDS encoding MTH938/NDUFAF3 family protein, producing MARIDHYEFGRIVVDRGEETNDLIILPDRVLRNWWRQDGHALVLDDLVEVLDDLPSHLVVGTGAAGRMRPDPDTIQQLQDRGVTVEALPTGQAVRRFGELDPARTAAALHLTC